The genome window CAGCAGCAGGCCGGCGGCAGCGAAGACGTTGGCGGCGGTGTCGGTGTCGGGGCCGAGCGGAAGCGAAGCGGCGGCGGATGCCGCCGCGGATGCGGAAGTCATGGACATGGTGGGAACCTCGGGAGAGCGGAATAGGATCGAGCCCGCGCCGCGCTCTCTCTCGACCGCGCAGGCTCAAACCCTTCCCGGCCTTCCTCTCCCTCTGCCGACGAACGGGATTGCCAAGGCCGCGCGACGGCGCGCAGCGATTGGCCAGCTCCGACAGCCCCCGCGTGGTCCGTGGGGGCGGATGGTCAAATTTCGCGGGGTGGGTTTACGGGATGTTCAGCCAACTCCGGCTATTATAGTCGTCATTGGTGCGACGCGCCGAACAGCAATGCAACGGAGTCCCGACGGAGGGGCGTGATGTGACATCGGATAGAGGCGACCGCGCGCCAGGCAAGCTCGACGCGGCGATTGACGCTTTCGAGGCCGCCGCGTTGTGGCTGATCCGCTGCGAGAGCTGGCAGAAATGGATAATGGTCGTCGGCGCGATCGCTGTCCTGACGACGTTCGACCTCTCGGCCGCGACCGAATCCGTCAATTTCCGGGCGCTCTATATCATCCCGGTGGCGCTCGCCTGCTGGACGTTGCAGCCGGTTCACGCCGTCACCGTGACGACGGGCATCGTCGCGCTCCTCTTCTTCCAGGCTCAATTGAGCTACGGCACGCCGCTCTTTCTGGAGCTGGTCGCTAGTGCCGTCGCGCGAACCCTGGCCTATTCCACCGTCGCGGCCTTCGTCCTGAGCTTCCGACGGCTCTATGACCGCACGCTCGCATCAGCGCGCCAGGACCAGATGACCGGCGTTCTCAACAAGAGCGCCTTCGGGCAGGAGGCGGCGTTCCTGTTATCGAGGGGCCGGGCATCGCGGACGACCATGCTGCTCGCGGTCCTCGATCTCGACGGCTTCAAGCAGTTGAACGACGCGCGGGGCCATGCCGCCGGCGATGCCGTGCTGAGGGATTTCTCGGTCAATCTTATGGGGGAGATTCGGCGCAGCGACCGGATCGGCCGCATCGGCGGCGACGAGTTCGGCCTGGCCTTGCAGGTCGGATCGGAAAGGGAAGCGAGGCAGCTTGCGCGCGACCTGCATGCGCGCGTGTCCGAGGCGCTGGCGGCGACCGGCCGGCCCGTCACCTTCAGCATGGGCGCGCTGATCGTGCCGCCCCATGTGGCCAGCGCGTTCGAGCCGCTCATGGAAGAGGCCGACCAATTGCTCTACGCGGCCAAGCGGCAGGGCAGGAACACCGTCGTCGTCGCGGCGGCCGCCGCAGGTCCGAAGCATGGCGCCGCTGCCGGGCGAACCGCGGCCGGAGCGGCGCCCGCCGGGTAGCCGACAGGCCGGGGTGGAGGCGAGTTTCGCAGGGCAAGCGCGCCCCTCGTTCCCGGCCCTTGCCCCTCCCTGTCATGCTCGACCTGACCGGCGATCATCCGAAGCGGCGTCCGGTTTCGGTGAAGGTGTATTCGTTGACCGCGATCGCTTCGTCGACCTGCCCATCCGAGGTCTGGAATTCATACTCCCTTTCGAGCTGGCGATAGAGCCAGCGGGCGAGGTCGCGCAGCGCCTCGGCGACGCAATCCTCCGCGTCGGCCGTCATGTCCTGCCAAACGGGGCTGTCTCGCCTGACGACGATCTCCATGCTGCCTTCGTGGTGGTAGCGCCCGCGATGGCCGATGTCGGCATAGAGCCGGTAGAAGTTGCGCCGCTGCACGGCCTTGAGCGCGTCGGCGATGCGATGAAGCTCGCCGTCGCGGGGCGCATGGGCGCGAATGGCCACCGACGCGGATTTCGCATATTCGTAGCGGCCCTCGAAGCACGCGCCGTCGCCTTGCGACCAGAAACCGCTGAACCAGATGCACGGCTTCCCGCGCGTCCCGCCGCCATGGAGCTGGACGGGGCGCGTCTTGAGGCGGATGCCGAGGATTTCCGCAATCTGCCGGAAGTCCTCGAAGACGAACTCGTGCCAATCATGGTCGAAAGCGCCCTCCCGATACCAGGCGCGGGCCTTCTCGCGGGCGTCATCGGACAGCTCGTGCAGGCGATAGACGGTGATTTCGACGATCTCAGGCATCGGGATCGCCTCCATCCAGAACCGTGGCCAGCCAGCCGTCGGTGTAGGTCCAGGCCACGGTCTCGCCGGTGGCGAGATCGAGGACGTGGGCGCCTCCGCCGAAGGCATTGACGCGCGCCGTCGAGCAGGTGTTGGCGTATTGGAAGCCCCATCTGCCGGTCAGGCCGAAGGCGGCGGCACAACGCTTGACGAACTGGATGACGTGCTCGGGATCGCCGGTGACGTCATCGCGCATCCAGAGCTTCGTGCCGCCATGCTCGGGCTGGATCGACAAAAGGAAGCCCTCCGAAGGCGGGTCTTCGGCCGCGTTGTCCTCGGACAGTCGATTGTAGAGGTCGAGGGCCTGGGCGGCATTGTCGGGTGTGCCGACGTCGAGCAGGCAGGAGAAGTGGGTGTAGTAATTGGCCATGTCGGGCTCCTGAAACGAGAAACCCCGGCGCGTTGGTCGGGGCGGATCGGGGGAAGACGGGATCGGGTCAGTGCAGGGTCGGGCTGACCTCGCGCTGCGCCGGCGCATGGCAGCGCATCATGTCCGTTCCCTCGATGGAGAGCCGTGCCCGGCAGGTTCGCCCGGATCGCGTGCGTCCGCTATGATCGCCTCGCCGCGCGCCACGGCCGAGGCGGCGCGCTCGATCCATTCGTCGGACGATGCCCGGCCGGCCCGGACGTCGGCGAGGAGCATCTTGAGAAGGCCATGCAGGATCTCGAACTGCCTCGCCCTGCGCTGGATGGATTCCTCGAAATGCGAGGGCACCGGAATCGGCGTGGAAGCATAGGCTGGCCCGGCGCCGCGCCAGATGCCCGAAACGAAGGTCTCGCCGACGCACTCGCGGTCGAGCTTGCTGGCCGACCAATTGTTGTCCTCGATGGCCTTGCGGCAGGCATCTGCGACAGTGTTCGCGCGATAGGTGCGATGCCGGTAGCATGGCAGATGATAGGCGGTTTCAATCGTGTAGTGGGGCATGGGAGCCTCCTGAAACGAGAAAGCCCGGCGCGAGGCCGGGCGAGGATTGACGGGATTGCGCGGCGAGCCGCTGGGCATCGGCGTGGTGACGGAGCATCTCGCGGTAGAACCGCTTGCGCGCGTCCCGCCTGGCGGGATCGCGCAGAGCGGATCGTGCGAGCCTGCCGCGAGCGGCGCGGATGACGGCGCGCTCGCCGTGCCAGACCAGGACGCCGAGCCGGAGATAGGTGGCATACATGGCCGCCACCTAGACGTTGATGCGCTCGCACAAGGCGTCGATCCGGGCGGGACCGAGGCCGGCATGTGCGCCGTCATTGGTGAGGATGCTCGTGAGCGCCGGGTCGATGTCTCCCCGCGCAAGGGCGAGCTGAAGGAGGCGAAGGCCCGCCAGGGCCGCATCGCGCTCCTCGGCGGTGACGGCGAGGCTCACGAACGCCTCGACGGCCTCGCCATCTTCGAGCAGGCGAACGCCGCCAAGCTCGTCGATCTCGAAGTCGTCGAACTCCTGCACATAGCCGGTGGCGAGCCATTCGCCATCGTAATGGACGCTCCGGGCGAGGCTTCGCGCCTGTTCGGGCGTGTCGGCCTCGATGACGGTTTCGTAATAGGCGAAGGCGTCGTGGCCCTTGCTGACGACGAATTTGGGCATGGGAAACTCCATTGGTGAAAGCCCGGCAAGCGGCCGGGGAAGGGATGGAAATCGGGGATGAAGATCATGCGGCCTGCGGCAGCCGCAGCAGGTCGGCGGCGGTCTCGCGCCAGGCGAGATCGACCAGCCGGGCCTCGAGCATTGCCGCGCAGAAGCGAAACTCGCGGGCCGAGACTCGCTCGCCGCGATCTTCGGCGGCGAAGGCGCGCCCGCGCAGGCGGCTGGCATCGGCAACGACCCGGCGCGCCTCCGCGTTCGAGCCGACCGGCTGTTGCCAGAGGATGATCCCGGCCCGGATCGCGCCGGCGAGAACCAGGGCGCGTTCGCGGTCGAGGATGGCGGCGAACCGGGGCCGGAAGCGCAGCGTCTCGTCCGTGCCGATGCGGATGTCTCCACGCGCGACGCGCAGGCTGGCGTCGGACATGGCCGCTTCCGGCGAGGCGAACACGCCGAGGTCGACCACGCGCTCGAAGCTGTCGGCCTCGTCGCAGCCGTCGAAGCCGGCCACGCCGATATAGCTCACGCGCAGCGGAAACCTCGCCGCGTGATGCAGCTCCGGCATTACCTGCCGGGCGAGAACGTCGCCGATCTTTCTGAAGCTGGTGTGATGGTCAGGGTTCATCGGGCAAGCCTCCGCGACGGGCGGCGGAAGCTCTCTCCCGCCTTCCTACCCGTCACGGCCAAACCGGCCTTCCTCTCCCTCTCGCCGCCGGCAACGGCGGCCAGGCGGGCATGAATAAAGCGCCCTGCGGTGTGGCAGGGCGCTTTTGGGGGGTCAGTCTATGACCGCGAGGATCGCGGATGCCTCGGGATGATCTTTCGTGTAGGCGAGAAGCCGATGGTAGCCGTCCGACAGATGCCTCGACTCATATTTGAGCGAGAGATGCGAGAGCGTGAACAGCGTGGCGATGATGCCGGCAGCCTCGGCCGACACCTCGCCGCGATAGTGGGTGATCGTGCCCTCGATGCGGAACCGGCGATCGCTGTCCGGCGCGAGGAACAGCGGCTGGCCCCGGTATTCGTAGAACGCCCAGAAGCCGCCGCCATAGTCGCGGGGGCAGAGGCGTTCCATGAAGGTATAGACCGTGTTTTCCGCTGCGATCAGGAATTGAAACCCGAACAGGACCGGCAGGAATTTTTCGCGGCGGTCCTCGGGAACGATGGTGGCGAGCTGGCGTGTGGCGAGGTCGGTCGTCACGGCGTTTGATCTCCAGTGAGATTGGGGGAACAAGGCCGGACGGCGCTCTCTCTGCGTCCGCCCGACCCTGTTCGCGTCCGTCAGTCCTCTTTCTCTCCTTCAGGATCGCCAGCGTCCGACGATCTCGCGGGCGACCATGGCGCGGGCCTTTGCCATCACGGTCTCGCCGGACGTTTCGGGGTGCCGGAAGAACCGCGCTCGGGGACCGTTCGCGGTCCAGTCCGCGTAATAGCAATAGGCGCGGTCGCTCAGGCGGAACGCCGTCATGTCCTCGGCCCAATGCGGTTTCGGCTCCACGACCACGGTGACGCCGCCGCGCGTTTCCTCCCAAGGAAGCGACCGCTCCGGGGGAGGGTTGCGGCGGTCGTCGGCGAACAGGGCATCGACCGTCATCATGGCGATACCCCCGCGTCGGGCTTCGGGAGAAAGCCGGCCGGGTCGTTCGGATCGGGCGGCAGATAGGCGTCATAGGGATTGCCGTCGGCCAGATGGCCGAACGGCGTCATGACCA of Aquamicrobium sp. contains these proteins:
- a CDS encoding GGDEF domain-containing protein, translated to MTSDRGDRAPGKLDAAIDAFEAAALWLIRCESWQKWIMVVGAIAVLTTFDLSAATESVNFRALYIIPVALACWTLQPVHAVTVTTGIVALLFFQAQLSYGTPLFLELVASAVARTLAYSTVAAFVLSFRRLYDRTLASARQDQMTGVLNKSAFGQEAAFLLSRGRASRTTMLLAVLDLDGFKQLNDARGHAAGDAVLRDFSVNLMGEIRRSDRIGRIGGDEFGLALQVGSEREARQLARDLHARVSEALAATGRPVTFSMGALIVPPHVASAFEPLMEEADQLLYAAKRQGRNTVVVAAAAAGPKHGAAAGRTAAGAAPAG
- a CDS encoding antitoxin of toxin-antitoxin stability system, encoding MPEIVEITVYRLHELSDDAREKARAWYREGAFDHDWHEFVFEDFRQIAEILGIRLKTRPVQLHGGGTRGKPCIWFSGFWSQGDGACFEGRYEYAKSASVAIRAHAPRDGELHRIADALKAVQRRNFYRLYADIGHRGRYHHEGSMEIVVRRDSPVWQDMTADAEDCVAEALRDLARWLYRQLEREYEFQTSDGQVDEAIAVNEYTFTETGRRFG
- a CDS encoding antirestriction protein, which gives rise to MTTDLATRQLATIVPEDRREKFLPVLFGFQFLIAAENTVYTFMERLCPRDYGGGFWAFYEYRGQPLFLAPDSDRRFRIEGTITHYRGEVSAEAAGIIATLFTLSHLSLKYESRHLSDGYHRLLAYTKDHPEASAILAVID